The Zingiber officinale cultivar Zhangliang chromosome 2A, Zo_v1.1, whole genome shotgun sequence genomic sequence GTTTTCCCAGacaggattagcaccagacagtgagattgaatttgagatagagctcattccggtacCAATCGTATTtcaagcaccttaccgcatggctccagcagaaggAACTTCATGCAACTCAGGAGCCGCCGACAAccatcgccctagtcactcaccatggggagcacctgtattgttcgtgaagaagaaggacggaagcatgcgcctgtgtatagattaccgggcactgaaccaagtcacgatcaagaacaggtatcctcttcccagaatagatgacctgttgatcagctaaagggagcagcagtgttctctaaaatagaccttagatcaagttatcatcaggtgaaagttaaagaaggggatatacccaagacagcattcaggactagatacggacactacgagttcgtagtcatgtccttcggcgtgacaaatgctccagctactttcatggacctcatgaacaggatattcagggaatatttagataagttcattatcgtgttcatcgatgacattcttatctattcaggaactcaggaagaacacgcagagcatctgagaatagtactgcagaccctccagcagaaccagttataAGCCAAGTttacaaaatgtgaattttggctagatcaggtgtccttcctgggtcacatcatctcaaaggatggtatcatggtagaccccagtaagatagaagctgtgagcaactggaaaagacccaagaacgtcagtgagatcagaagctttctgggattagcaggctattacagaaaattcgtagaggacttctccaggatagcctccccactgacagctcttaccagaaagaacagaaaatttcagtggacagaggacagTGAGCAGTGAAAAGGAGGTTGACGGTGCACCTATTCGACTCTACCGAAAATACATTTGGcgtatatagtgatgcctcaagttgggactaggagcggatgcaagatggcaaggtgatcgcttaCGCCTCcataactcaaggattatgagaagaactatcctactcatgaccttgagcttgcagcagtggtgttcgctctcaagatttggagacattacttgtatggagctcagtgcagggtgtatacagatcatcagagtctgaagtacttcttcactcagaaggatctgaatatgcgacagcgcagatggctagagcaggtcaaagattacgacatagacatcctctacaacccaggaaaagcgaatagggtagcagacgccctcagcagaaagtccaacgctaccctattatctctagcagccatgtcaccacccctacagaaggagatcgcagatttcggtctcgagctcatagtcggacagctctctactatgatattagagtctaccttgctcggtgacatccagacagctcaggagcaggatcctgaaactcagaaaatcaagcaagaattagcagaatcagaaagtggagaattcagagtgtccgctagcggggtgttgtactttggcgacagattatgtgttccagatcaggaggaacttagAAGGagaattttagatgaggctcacaagactccctatacgatgcatcctggctccatcaaaatgtatcaggacttgaagaaacgtttttggtggcctgggatgaagagagacatcgctcgataagtcagcacctgcctaacctgtcagagggttaaggcagaacatcagagaccaggaggagttttgcagcccatccagatcccagaatggaagtgggaggatatttccatggacttcatagtgggactacccaggaccacaaatggttttgataccatctgggtaatagtcgacaggttgactaaatcagcccacttcctagctatcagaatatcctattccatggagcagttagctcagttgtatctcaaggagatcgtcaggctgcatggagtcccacgaaccattatttcagacagagacagtaggttcacatcacacttctgggagtgtgtacagtcagctttgggcacgaagttaaagtttagcacagctttccatcctcagacagatggacagacggagcgactCGAAGATATGcgccgagcatgtgccctagacttctgaggaagttggtgcaaatatccgagcttagcagagtttgctCAGACACAACAattatcgagccactatcggcggcaccttatgaggctctcatggaggtgtagatctccaatctgctggtatgagtggtgagcagaaagaactGGAGCTTCAgacggatctagtagcagataccacaatagctatacagcagatccgctagagACAGAGCCGCcataaaagctatgctgatacagacctttagagttttcaattGGGATTCGGTGTTcctagagtagctcccatgaagggagtaatgcgttttgggaagaagggcaaacttagtcccggatatgtgggaccataccttatcggcAAAAGAGGGCAAGGTAgcgtatgagctagagctacccgaaATGTCACTGTCCACAAcgatttcatgtctctatcttgaagaagcataccccagatgccacccagtgattgagccccagtgcATCCGCAAGACCTCACGATGATGATCGGCTATTGGATAATAGGCagaagttaagaaattgcggaacaaggaagtaccattagtcaaagttatttggcacagtcacacagcagaagaggcaacttgggagacagaagccagcatgagacaaaagtacccagaattattctaagttcgaggacgaactttttataaggtatgggggattgtaacacctgaaaattctcaaaactaaattagaaatattctataattattatggaatttttagatatttttccggaatttttagagtaacggaagtagcaaaaataattagaaaacgaaaacggcctaagcggggattgaacccgagacctatggcttagggataatgctagtaaccagttgaacccagcagggccgtgctgaaaggaaagggaaccaataaaatttatattggtattgggcgaattaactccttaatataaatagggaattaataggtgaagagttattgggttaacgtgacttttctcctccctcaccctaattccgccgatcccttctcctcctccttctctcggcgccaaccacaagaggacctagggttctctccctagggccccaaggacatcttccggcgataactccggcacaaggacgctctccttcgcaaGGGGAACgtttagacgcgagaagatcgtcgagaagttgtctccaccggaattctagcgaatagaattgtaaggaaattagcgtacgaggtaagaaacccctcacctgcagtataagtagcttccgtttggttttctatgcattagtttagttatatgcagatttttcgacatatagggtgtatttaaccctcctcgcaggtttagggatttagtgagtacctttagatgggtcggacacgtctttcccccttcagttggaggtttagatgctgttgggtgcctaaaggtagtctccctaatagagaggggagttaaagcacactaggtgttcgattaaatgactagcttagaaaaatgcaacttaggcatttttgatAGCTCAGAAGATGCAATgggagcatttaaaatagcttagttagccttactacagctttaatgggactacggtccaatgggtgggctcccacagtcgcctctaggttcagacaacctagcactagattcagataacctagtaatagcaagataagtaaattcagctatatcagtattttattttcagtggcactgtattagaccagatgtccattgggttgggctcccacagtcgtccctaggttcagacaacctagtaaccctactaaattcgggacttgcaaacccgggtctagttagggatgcgcgcacagcaaagtacagttgccgggcccaaatagcaacatgattatgtattttcacttattatgataatagctttcaaactcataaactaattaagtgattatagtttaagatcagttttagcttagtttcagtttcagtttcagtatcatgctccagcttagtttttccccgtgaatatgcatgataactctatgttcagttcgttatacatgtttggatgattgtatgccatgccatgttttatatgttcagcatatgttttaaataacatgttttcaaagcatcattagcatcgtatgcatgttttgtgaggtagttggtttcttactaagctttaagcttacagattctactttccttatactgcagataaaggcaaaggaaagatggactaacaagggaagctggagggcaatgcagagatgatgtgtgtggcaggaacttggaataaaagattctaagggattttagcaagttttatttaagcatcagaactttacagtattttgttatttgcactctagttgttaatcactatgaattagttagctatgcactctattatgcttagaacccttcttttatgatgtgagaatgttagttgccattgttagagtgtttcctagtctTTTTAGAACTCTTAGaagagattttggcacgaactagtgctaaaatcagggttctgattcgaaatcagaacccagatcggtctacggaccgatcagggtttgggttgtgccactggatcggtcagctgaccgatctagtcgcgaacagagagttggcgtctGCGAACATAGAGtaccgaagctcactgatcggtctgccgactgatcagtgtactcctggatcggtcggtagaccgatccagcagcatacagaagcgatatgtgagtaccgaagctcactgatcggtcagccgaccgatcagtgagccactgccgaccgatcagtgcactcctggatcggtcggtagaccgatccagctgcgtacagaggcaaatagcttatggatcggtcagtcgaccgatccaggggTTTCccccgtgccagtatcaagttggatcgatcattggatcgatccgacagccccaatcgatccacggaccgattgaaatgcctgattatagCTAGCAGGACATTCGAGAGGCATAAAttgtctcccctagcatgtgtacaactcctaggtacacctagaatattaagttcagcttACAGTagtcagtttagtaaaattttaatcaatccagatttccgcaatagtaatttagcacagcataatgtagcgatcggccttacagcctagttagtagaaggcgggtcgttacaacttctcatggagaattaatggtggccgaatctagcttggagaagaaggagattgGTGGTTCTCgcctcggaagatcgttgcccacacaacgtccgagataagaagaggaatacggtagaagatcaagaggttattttgcttacaaagaaaggtataactagtaattattttccgcatcatactagttttctttgtatagttatttatggaaataccaaacacaagaggcatatgattctaaagttttcgaaatagttttttcgagtttgtgttttcttctttttcgaatttgtgattcgattgttctttttggttaacctagagttatttaaggaaataaatattagctttccttaaaaggctttgcctaggcggtggtggttgctcccatatccaagaaggccatgtgcctcgccatgtagttctggaagccaattttgaaaattaatatttatggaattaataacttagatagatttgaatcaatagtgttaagttccgcttacgattcaaatctaaaccattaagaacagataagttaaatttggaatcaatgatgttaagttccgtctgcgattcctaatttaacttctaaagaacacaataggttatttaaggaaaggttcgacacttgtacaaaaaatttttgtacaatggatccagtacgattttcttaggactaaccaacacaagcATGGGCAGGTATGCTACTCCTTCATGACATGTGGCAAGGCTTGTGATTCCCTTCTCCTCCGCCTTATTTTCCCCTCCTTCATCTAGGATTGGTGATCGGTATAGCCACTAGCACCTCACTGGCACTCGACATGATTGAGAAATGTATACCCAAAACCAAGGCGAAGAATTGTTCAATGTCGATCAACACACATGAAACATTTTTCTCCACATTGGAACTAGCATGTGGGACAATTACGAGGTTGTGGAACCATGGCGACACCCCTAATAGGCAATAATGAGGCTTCTGTGGGGGTTTGTGATGACAATGAAGTAGTTCTAATGATACAACGAAGTAGTTCTAATGATAGTGAAGCTTCCATGAAGCTTTACGAGTCTTTTGGATGATGGCGAAGTAGTTCCAACAATGAGGAGGCTCCGTGAGCCTTTGCAGGACAGTTCCAATGCACTCCAAGGCATGCTACTCGTTCCTAACATGTGGTGAGGTACATGATTCCTTTCTCCTCTGCCTTGTTCTTCCCCACCTTCGAGTAGGATTAATGCTTGACATAGCAACTAGTGCCTCAGTGGCTCTTGGCAACGCTAACATGTCTTGGTTTGGCCAAATCAAAACTCTAGCTCATAATAAGATTTCAAATGTTGCCCAAAACATGGGGATCCAAGTCATATTAAGAGGAGACAATCTTCGCCTTTTGTTAATACTACACAGTATTGGCAGTGTAAGGTACTAGCTAAAGGGGAGAGGTGAATAGCCTTTTTTCTTTGTTCATGAGTTTGGTTCTACAAAAATAATTAATGGAGCATAAATACAAACAAAGCAAACAAGCATAAGAAGACAGGCCAAACTAGGTGATTTAAGCACACAAGTTTAATTATCTTTTATGCCGAAATCACCAATTAGATAGCACCATGAAATGAACAACATAAAGTGAATAATGCCATAGTCAAATCCTTTTAAACAAGAAACTATATCCGGCAGCAGAGTTGCTACTAAATTTAGAAGAACTTAAACGAGAGGAAGAAGCAAGTCTTGGTTTTGCTTGAGATCAATGCAAACCACAATCAGGTTGTGGGAAAACCATGACAATTGCACAGggtaataagagaaaggaaggtGTCCACAAGGGATGAGAAGAATTTGTCATGAGGTTGGATCTTGCAGTTCCCTAAATTTGTCAGAGGATATGTGTGAGTCCAGGAGACAAGGCTGTGAACACGCAGATCACATCCCTCCTCCATGTTGCTAGGGATCAGGAAATAGCAAAACAAATGGAAAAGAACAGGTTAATAACTATTAGATTACAGGGTAAGAGTTTGAAGTCTGTAATCAAAACCATCCTAGACTCCAACAAGTCCAATCCACTACTAGAGTCCATTCTTGCCAACACAACCTATTCTTAACAATTCATTACTCATAATGCTTCAAATTGAAGCTTAGAGAATATTAAATATAACACAACAATAACAATGACACTACAAGATCTATGGAACTGGTATATAATGTTTCTCAGTGGAAGTTAATGATATTGTCCTATGGAAGAATGATTTTCAACACTGCAACTGTATCATAAATCAATGGGAATATTAGTTCTAAATTATATTGTGGGACTCGATGGATTCTTTCATATTTTTCAGATTCCTCTCACATATAAGTCTTAGCTACACTTTACAGAGCTGCGCTACCTTAAAGAGCCTTCACAAATCATGATGACAATTTATGATCACTCCTTCTGACCagaaattttggttttaaatttttctaGGAAGTTCAAAGCTATTGACATTATTAACTGTCTTAAACAAAGGTACATAGTATTTTCACATCTGCTGTTTATAAAATGCCAACTATAAAGAAATCCAACTCAAGAGTTAAATATGGTCAAACAAAACATCTACACATCTCTACGATCTTAATACTTTTTAAGCTTATGCCAAAATCATTGATTAGATAGAACTATGAAGTGAACAGCATAGAGAGAACAATGCCATAGTCAAATTCTTTTAAACAAGAAGCTATATCCAGCAGTTTTATTGAGGTATATTATATCTTGGTATAAGAATTAGGCATAATAATTCTAGTTAAGCTAAAAGATAAattcatgaataaaaatatttgCACAATTCTACCATATTGTGGCACGGAAATCTGACTAAACATCGACATGTCAAAACAGTCAATGTTTTACAGAAAAATATGCAAACAGTCAATGATTCAATTAAATGGTAGTTGTTGGAAGATACCATGAGAGTGAAAAGCATCATCTGAGTTACATggtgaaattttattaaaattatgattttaggGCCAAATTGTCAAAAAAGATAAAACCCAAGACATGGTTAAGCATGATGAGTAGCAGTAGTAAGGCATCGAATAGATAAAGGAAttgtaaagaaaaaataaatgaaGATTATAGTTGAAAAGATCAAGAAACATTTAAGAcaaaatcatgatcataacagATAAATGAGATTATCCCATGgaataaaattagaatttatcAAGTTCTCTCTTCAAAATTCCTAATCATCCCTTAATATATAGTCCCTTTGAAAAAGTTACTGATCATTCATCCCCTAGGTATGCAACTAACTGTAAATAATGTACAGATTCAACAATCTTATGCCAAAATTCTAAAAGAATCATTAACTGTTATCGTTTTCTTATACTGTGAATTGTTgataaaatcaataacaaaaatcaACAATGAAACACATGGTAAAAGGCAAGCTTACCAGAACTTCAAAAATCCATGCCGCCGGAAATGCAGAGCTATGTAGTTACTGCCCAAGAAGGTCTGCACAAACCGCTGCGCCGTGATGTGAATGAGACGACTTGGTTGAATCACTGTCTTGCATTTATGAGCAAGCGGACCACCTGGTTGTGCCACCCATTCATCCTCCACATCTGCATAGAACATGTCTCCAATGGCAATAACCTCGTCATCTGATGAGAATTTGGGCATGATATCACCAACGACCCTCTTCTTTTGCTTCGTCAATTTGGCATCCTCCGGCCAAGCAGGTTCAATCTTACCCAAAGAAAGCCCCAGGTTTTTCAACCTATTAATATGATCCTCATCTAGGTAACAAGGTGGTGATGCAATGTAGCAAATAAACCTGTCGATCTTCATCTTGTTTTTCTGTGCTGCAGAAAACTCATCAAATGTGATCGATACCTTCCTACCAAAGCATTCATTTATATGATCGATATCCAACACTTTATCATACTGGTAGTCAAAGTTTGGGCTTGGAAGAATCAGAACACGGTCAAGAAGTGCCGCGAAGAACATATGTTTCTCCAAGCAGATCAGATGGTTGGACATCTGGCCCGATAAGCATATCGCAAACAAGTACCGATCTTTCTTCGGCTTCCACTCGATCGTCCTCCTACTTGCCAGTGGATCCACTTTCTTGCATACATCGACTCCAACACCAGATACCCCCAGGTTCAAATTATCATCCGAAGTGCCCGACGTCCTGTTCCCGATTTCGTGAGAAGACAAGAGAGCATTCTGGATCTCCTTGTTAATCTTAATCTGCTCGAGTAAGGCCGACTGAAACTCAACGAAAGACTCGAGCTTTGGCAGATTAGTCGTCGCGGAAGTGGAATTCACTGCGGATGGAACGGGGGAAGCAACGTCGGCTGCCACAGCCCGCGTGGAATTCCAGATCTTGAGGAGGGCTGCTTGCTGGCTCTTGAGGAGATATAGGGCACCGAGCTCGGACTCACGCATTCGGTCGATCTGGGAGTCGGCATGAGCAGTAAAGCCACCACGGAACAAAAGGAGAGCGAGGAGCACAGAGAGGAAAACGGCGATGAGGAAGACAAAGAAGCAGAAGCAGCGCCTGGGAAACAAGCGGCGGCCGCCTATCCGATCAGGGAATTGGCCTATCTCCAGAGCGGAGCTGAGGCGAGGAGACTTGGTGTCGTTCTTAGAGACGAGGGTACGGTTCTCCACCTCGTCGCCGGAGTCTAGTTCGTCGTCGGAGGGAACCCTCGCCGCCATTGATGTTCGGATCACGGTAGACGGGAACGAGGCCGCGGCATCGTACTTCCGGTGGTGGGTCGCATAGGATTCAGGTGAGGAGAGCCCGACGTGAGAACAGGGGCGCTTATGCGGATTTTTTTTATAGtctataataatttattatatattcctGAAAAGTATTCCTTAAAAAAATGTTGCACCTTCtataaactaatttttaattgtatattttattggtaaatttttttaaaaatgtttataattattcgtttgttaaaaaaaattgcttTTTT encodes the following:
- the LOC122042938 gene encoding O-fucosyltransferase 36-like, coding for MAARVPSDDELDSGDEVENRTLVSKNDTKSPRLSSALEIGQFPDRIGGRRLFPRRCFCFFVFLIAVFLSVLLALLLFRGGFTAHADSQIDRMRESELGALYLLKSQQAALLKIWNSTRAVAADVASPVPSAVNSTSATTNLPKLESFVEFQSALLEQIKINKEIQNALLSSHEIGNRTSGTSDDNLNLGVSGVGVDVCKKVDPLASRRTIEWKPKKDRYLFAICLSGQMSNHLICLEKHMFFAALLDRVLILPSPNFDYQYDKVLDIDHINECFGRKVSITFDEFSAAQKNKMKIDRFICYIASPPCYLDEDHINRLKNLGLSLGKIEPAWPEDAKLTKQKKRVVGDIMPKFSSDDEVIAIGDMFYADVEDEWVAQPGGPLAHKCKTVIQPSRLIHITAQRFVQTFLGSNYIALHFRRHGFLKFCNLKDKSCFFPIPQAAECVIRVVEKANAPVIYLSTDAASSETNLLQSLVFLNGKPVPLVKRPEHNSTEKWDALLYRNNLGGDSQVEAMLDKTICALSSVFIGSSDSTFTEDIIRLRRGWSSASQCDEYLCEGEMPNYIAENE